The Citrifermentans bemidjiense Bem genome window below encodes:
- a CDS encoding family 1 glycosylhydrolase: protein MSNDRHKERVPELWGGMECTLNRVGKHFHSQLALNGHLSRPKDLELFAGLGIRTLRYPVLWEMVAPQRLDAPDWRWTDERLNRLLELGLEPVAGLLHHGSGPAYTSLVDPDFPALLARYARLVARRYPWIRYFTPVNEPLTTARFSGLYGHWYPHGTDDRTFVRTLLSQCRGIVEAMRGIREVTPEAKLVMAEDMGKTFSTDLLRYQADYENHRRWLSLDLLAGKVDRCHPLRLWLEQNGTDDAEFDYFLQSGMAPDVVGLNYYLTSDRFLDHRLDRYPEWTHGGNHQHRYADVEAVRACPEGILGHEEVLRSAWQRYAKEVALTEVHLGSTREEQLRWFHEAWQAGVKLCREGVPVRAVTAWSLLGSFDWCGLFTSITGSYEPGVFDIRGPSPRPTLLAGGLRQIVREGELSHPTVRSPGWWRRPDRFLPGLNPDLPSTGDECAEERGRILIVGKTGTLGQSFSRLCRHRGIPCHLLSRGEIDIASAASVATAFDRYEPWAVVNGAGFVRIDDAEGDASTCFRENTVGPAVLAAECARRGVPLMTFSSDMVFNGSKRTAYQERDPVSPINIYGQSKAEAERQVLKLYPGALVLRTSAFFGPWDRYNFVTVTLRRLAAGETVEAASDLVVSPTYIPDLVHAGLDLLLDGESGIWHLSNAGAVSWAELARCCAKMAGLDSSRVIPRPAASLGYLAPRPPFSVLGSERGVVLPELENALSRYFFDTVPPENE from the coding sequence ATGAGCAATGACAGGCATAAAGAGAGAGTCCCCGAGCTGTGGGGGGGGATGGAATGCACCCTGAACCGCGTGGGGAAGCACTTCCACAGCCAGCTCGCCCTGAACGGCCACCTGAGCCGCCCGAAGGATCTCGAACTCTTCGCCGGGCTCGGCATCCGGACGCTGCGCTACCCCGTGCTCTGGGAGATGGTAGCGCCGCAACGCCTCGATGCCCCGGACTGGCGCTGGACCGATGAGAGGTTGAACCGGTTGCTGGAGCTCGGCCTTGAGCCCGTCGCCGGATTGCTGCACCACGGCAGCGGCCCCGCCTACACCAGCCTCGTCGATCCAGATTTCCCCGCCCTATTGGCCCGCTACGCCCGCCTGGTCGCACGGCGCTACCCCTGGATCAGGTACTTCACCCCCGTCAACGAACCCCTCACCACCGCCCGCTTCAGCGGCCTCTACGGCCACTGGTACCCCCACGGCACCGACGACCGCACCTTCGTCCGCACCTTGCTGTCGCAGTGCCGCGGCATAGTGGAGGCGATGCGGGGCATCCGCGAAGTGACGCCAGAGGCAAAGCTGGTGATGGCCGAGGACATGGGGAAGACCTTCTCCACGGATCTACTCCGCTACCAGGCCGACTACGAGAACCACCGGCGCTGGCTGAGCCTCGACCTTTTGGCGGGGAAGGTGGATCGCTGCCATCCGCTACGCCTGTGGCTGGAGCAAAACGGGACCGACGATGCGGAGTTCGACTACTTCCTGCAGAGCGGCATGGCGCCGGACGTGGTCGGGCTCAACTACTACTTGACCAGCGACCGCTTCCTCGACCACCGGCTGGACCGCTACCCCGAGTGGACCCACGGCGGGAACCACCAGCACCGCTACGCGGACGTCGAGGCGGTGCGAGCCTGCCCGGAAGGGATACTGGGGCACGAAGAGGTGCTCCGCAGCGCCTGGCAGCGCTACGCAAAGGAAGTGGCCCTCACCGAGGTGCACCTGGGTTCCACCCGCGAGGAGCAGTTACGCTGGTTCCACGAGGCGTGGCAAGCGGGCGTGAAGCTTTGCCGCGAAGGGGTTCCGGTAAGAGCGGTGACCGCCTGGTCGCTTTTGGGCTCCTTCGACTGGTGCGGCCTCTTCACCAGCATCACCGGCTCTTACGAGCCGGGAGTTTTCGACATCAGGGGGCCTTCCCCGCGCCCCACGCTCCTTGCCGGGGGGCTGCGCCAGATCGTGCGCGAGGGGGAGTTGAGCCATCCAACGGTGAGAAGCCCAGGCTGGTGGCGCAGGCCGGACCGGTTTCTTCCCGGCCTGAACCCCGACCTCCCCTCCACGGGGGATGAGTGTGCAGAGGAGCGCGGGCGAATCCTCATCGTCGGTAAGACCGGGACCTTGGGGCAGTCCTTCTCCCGGCTCTGCCGGCATCGCGGCATCCCCTGCCACCTCCTCTCCCGCGGCGAAATCGATATCGCCTCTGCGGCCTCGGTCGCGACGGCCTTCGACCGCTACGAACCCTGGGCGGTGGTCAACGGCGCGGGCTTCGTCCGGATCGACGACGCCGAGGGGGACGCCAGCACCTGCTTCAGGGAAAACACCGTGGGGCCCGCGGTGCTCGCCGCCGAATGCGCCCGGCGCGGCGTGCCGCTGATGACCTTCTCCTCCGACATGGTCTTCAACGGCAGCAAGCGGACCGCTTACCAGGAGCGGGATCCGGTATCGCCAATCAACATCTACGGGCAGAGCAAGGCCGAGGCGGAACGCCAGGTGCTTAAGCTATATCCAGGGGCACTGGTGTTGCGCACCAGCGCATTCTTCGGCCCCTGGGACCGGTACAACTTCGTCACCGTCACTTTGCGCCGGCTCGCGGCCGGGGAAACTGTCGAAGCCGCCTCCGACCTGGTGGTCTCCCCCACTTACATCCCGGACCTGGTCCATGCCGGGCTCGACCTGCTCCTGGACGGCGAGAGCGGCATCTGGCACTTAAGCAACGCCGGCGCCGTGAGCTGGGCCGAGCTCGCCCGCTGCTGCGCCAAAATGGCGGGATTGGATTCCTCCCGCGTCATCCCGCGCCCCGCGGCCTCCCTCGGCTACCTCGCGCCACGCCCCCCCTTCTCGGTCCTGGGAAGCGAGCGCGGCGTGGTACTGCCGGAGCTGGAAAACGCATTGAGCCGATACTTCTTCGACACGGTCCCACCCGAAAACGAGTGA
- a CDS encoding glycosyltransferase: protein MPRAIIVFSHLRWSFVYQRPQHLLTRMAGRRRVIFFEEPVYDARREPFLECSTPEPGVLVCRPHTPSQKSGFNDEQLIWLAPLLEELVAQEELSRYIVWFYTPMALPLARVLRPSLVVYDCMDELTGFLEAPKELVQREKALLAVADLVFTGGPSLYQAKKSHHPEVHCFPSSVDASHFALACDPECEHATQKVLPKPRLGYFGVLDERLDLQLLDAMALSHRDWQIVMVGPVLKISPELLPKGANIHYFGQQEYAALPGYLAGWDVCLIPFALNDATRFISPTKTLEYMAAEKPVVSTPITDVAVPYGDIVFIGDGIGNFIAACNEALNLPPDRYREMVGAMRQVLAGTSWDATVQAMSQLIDRAVRRKRARTVHSESLAT, encoded by the coding sequence ATGCCCAGAGCGATCATCGTTTTCTCGCACCTGCGCTGGAGCTTCGTGTACCAGCGCCCACAGCACTTGTTGACCCGGATGGCGGGCAGGCGCCGGGTGATCTTCTTCGAAGAGCCGGTTTACGACGCCAGGCGGGAGCCGTTTCTGGAATGCAGCACGCCGGAGCCGGGGGTGCTGGTCTGCAGGCCCCATACCCCGTCGCAAAAATCCGGGTTTAACGATGAGCAGCTCATTTGGCTGGCGCCGCTACTGGAAGAACTGGTGGCGCAGGAGGAACTGAGCCGATATATCGTCTGGTTCTACACCCCGATGGCGCTTCCCCTGGCGAGGGTGCTCCGCCCCTCCCTGGTGGTGTACGACTGCATGGACGAGTTGACCGGTTTCCTGGAAGCGCCGAAAGAACTGGTGCAGCGGGAAAAGGCGCTGCTGGCAGTGGCGGACCTCGTCTTTACCGGCGGTCCCAGCCTGTACCAGGCCAAGAAGAGCCATCACCCCGAGGTGCACTGCTTCCCGAGCAGCGTCGACGCCTCCCATTTCGCGCTCGCCTGCGATCCGGAGTGCGAGCACGCGACCCAGAAGGTCCTCCCCAAGCCGAGGCTCGGCTACTTTGGCGTGCTGGACGAAAGGCTCGACCTGCAGCTTCTCGACGCCATGGCGCTATCCCATCGCGACTGGCAGATCGTCATGGTAGGCCCGGTGCTGAAGATCTCACCTGAGCTTCTCCCCAAGGGGGCGAACATCCACTACTTCGGGCAGCAGGAATACGCAGCTCTCCCCGGTTACCTGGCCGGGTGGGACGTCTGCCTCATCCCCTTCGCGCTGAACGACGCCACGCGCTTCATCAGCCCCACCAAGACCCTGGAATACATGGCCGCGGAGAAGCCGGTGGTCAGCACCCCCATCACTGACGTGGCGGTCCCTTACGGCGACATCGTCTTCATCGGGGACGGCATCGGCAATTTCATAGCCGCCTGCAATGAGGCCCTGAACCTCCCGCCGGACCGGTACCGGGAAATGGTAGGCGCCATGCGCCAGGTGCTCGCGGGGACTTCGTGGGACGCCACGGTGCAGGCGATGAGCCAGCTGATCGACCGGGCGGTCCGGCGCAAGAGGGCGCGGACGGTGCACAGCGAATCGCTCGCCACGTAG
- the extS gene encoding selenite/tellurite reduction operon c-type cytochrome lipoprotein ExtS: MATGRAFLTALAVLAVLLCCGSGHAADSCLRCHPPHYRGLGSCVGCHRGDPRSDRLRVAHHGLVAARFSWSGVPGSAPVERGNRLLETFACRRCHNAAGRGNRLASNLDLPPAGTTPENLFASIDAPALQMPDFKLEQGAITDLVNALLAGTKGSAKKGKETPRVVHFETAGKGENVFEKKCGPCHKILTAALGGVGRGSVGPNLSGLFSEFYPLTVAGKERWSAPALEKWLKNPRQSRPGTQMRPVPLKQQELERLLQILDAPPRPGASKAAL, translated from the coding sequence TTGGCAACTGGTCGCGCCTTTCTGACAGCCCTGGCGGTCTTGGCCGTGCTTCTTTGCTGCGGGAGCGGGCACGCGGCCGACTCCTGCCTGAGGTGCCACCCGCCGCACTACCGCGGATTGGGTAGTTGTGTCGGGTGCCACCGGGGAGACCCCCGCTCGGACCGTCTCCGCGTCGCGCATCACGGCCTGGTCGCAGCCCGCTTTTCCTGGTCGGGGGTGCCGGGCTCGGCACCGGTAGAGCGCGGCAACAGGCTCCTGGAAACCTTCGCCTGCCGCCGCTGCCACAATGCCGCCGGCAGAGGGAACCGCCTGGCGAGCAACCTGGACCTCCCCCCGGCCGGGACCACGCCGGAGAATCTCTTCGCCTCGATAGATGCGCCAGCACTGCAGATGCCGGATTTCAAGCTGGAACAGGGGGCGATCACGGACCTGGTGAACGCCCTTTTGGCCGGCACCAAGGGTTCGGCGAAAAAAGGGAAGGAGACGCCCCGGGTGGTGCATTTCGAAACGGCGGGAAAGGGGGAGAACGTCTTCGAGAAGAAGTGCGGTCCCTGCCACAAGATACTGACCGCGGCGCTGGGCGGGGTGGGGCGCGGTAGCGTCGGCCCGAACCTTTCCGGGCTTTTCTCCGAATTCTATCCCCTCACGGTGGCGGGGAAGGAGCGCTGGAGCGCGCCGGCGCTGGAAAAATGGCTCAAGAACCCCCGCCAGTCGCGCCCCGGGACCCAGATGCGCCCGGTCCCGTTGAAACAGCAGGAGCTTGAGCGCCTGCTGCAGATATTGGACGCGCCCCCCAGGCCGGGCGCCTCGAAAGCTGCGTTGTAA
- the extQ gene encoding selenite/tellurite reduction operon b-type cytochrome membrane protein ExtQ, translating into MKRGYVKSSPHFFRPVKISMLLLVAALAGLAWLIPAPLQEQADIARVPNPVKSAWFLLWIQELVSYSKYLIYLVLALTPLFLFLPWLHTGTPAAKASWFPREQRLVAIVALALGAAVLALTVVAMFLRGPNWQLVAPF; encoded by the coding sequence ATGAAACGAGGCTACGTAAAGAGTTCCCCGCACTTCTTCCGGCCGGTGAAGATCTCCATGCTTCTCCTCGTCGCGGCGCTTGCCGGGCTTGCCTGGCTGATACCCGCCCCCCTGCAGGAGCAGGCCGACATCGCCCGCGTCCCCAACCCGGTGAAATCCGCCTGGTTCCTGCTCTGGATCCAGGAGCTGGTCAGCTATTCCAAGTACCTCATCTACCTGGTGCTGGCGCTCACTCCACTATTTCTCTTCCTGCCCTGGCTTCACACCGGCACTCCCGCGGCCAAGGCCTCCTGGTTTCCCAGGGAGCAGAGGCTTGTGGCCATCGTCGCGCTGGCGCTGGGCGCGGCCGTACTGGCGCTCACCGTGGTAGCCATGTTCTTGCGAGGTCCCAATTGGCAACTGGTCGCGCCTTTCTGA
- a CDS encoding cytochrome b N-terminal domain-containing protein — MIKDFARHLFPRAVLQRDLTFSYTFCLGGLAFTSFLVLVATGMLLLFYYQPTPAAAYPSILLLESSVTGGKYLRSLHRLASHFLLVLIVLHTLRVILTGAYAKPRELNWLTGCALLMLAVFEGYTGYLLPMDQLALWATQTGMELVNTLPFGGAMRTVLVPDGVGEPMSLLRFYVLHILVVPGMVLLLSSLHFYRIRKNKGVLPYL, encoded by the coding sequence TTGATCAAAGATTTCGCCAGACATCTTTTTCCGAGAGCGGTGCTGCAGAGGGATCTGACTTTTTCCTACACCTTCTGCCTTGGGGGGCTCGCCTTCACCTCGTTCCTGGTGCTGGTAGCGACCGGCATGCTGCTTCTTTTCTATTACCAGCCGACGCCGGCAGCCGCCTATCCCTCGATCCTGCTGCTCGAATCCTCGGTCACCGGGGGGAAGTATCTCCGGAGCCTGCACCGGCTCGCGAGCCACTTCCTCCTGGTCCTTATCGTGCTGCATACGCTCCGGGTCATCCTGACCGGCGCCTACGCAAAGCCCCGGGAGCTGAACTGGCTCACCGGCTGCGCGCTCTTGATGCTCGCCGTCTTCGAGGGGTACACCGGGTATCTCCTCCCGATGGACCAGCTGGCGCTTTGGGCCACCCAGACCGGGATGGAGCTGGTCAACACCCTTCCTTTCGGGGGGGCGATGCGCACGGTCCTGGTGCCGGACGGGGTGGGAGAGCCGATGTCGCTGCTTCGTTTTTACGTGCTGCACATCCTGGTCGTCCCGGGGATGGTTCTGCTCCTGAGCTCCCTGCATTTCTACCGGATCAGGAAGAACAAGGGGGTGCTCCCTTACCTATGA
- a CDS encoding QcrA and Rieske domain-containing protein, whose translation MAETYRSRRSFLAALISLLAGGWLIGNFLTPKLRRKKTLLTVAKAELPQDGALVYREARVALLRRGEKVYALDLVCTHLGCTVNVTPAGLVCPCHGSSFDREGKVLEGPADRPLKRYAVEADGEQYRVLM comes from the coding sequence ATGGCAGAAACTTATCGATCACGTAGAAGCTTCCTCGCCGCGCTGATCTCCCTTTTGGCGGGGGGATGGCTTATCGGGAACTTCCTGACCCCGAAGCTGCGGCGGAAAAAGACCCTCCTCACGGTGGCGAAGGCGGAGCTGCCGCAAGACGGCGCGCTGGTGTACCGGGAGGCGCGGGTGGCGCTGTTGCGCCGTGGGGAGAAGGTTTATGCGCTCGACCTTGTCTGCACCCACCTCGGGTGCACGGTGAACGTCACCCCGGCCGGGCTCGTCTGTCCCTGCCACGGCTCCAGCTTCGACCGCGAGGGGAAGGTGCTGGAAGGGCCGGCGGACCGGCCGCTGAAGCGGTATGCGGTCGAGGCGGATGGGGAGCAATACCGGGTGCTCATGTAG
- the extO gene encoding selenite/tellurite reduction operon b-type cytochrome iron-sulfur cluster-binding subunit ExtO, with product MRSMMLCIVACFLLLSAAAGEARENCTDCHKIAVSGVHAGVPCLSCHLSESDTLRDPASASGRAAGCVGCHKGYQALFGRPMATRVRETGFVARSFGRMDGEFFGKNCNSCHLQGCTDCHGGKGHEIAKPRDRDCFTCHKGYFVGTDYYGMAPREDSLRYQRGDTAYGEPFLKMTPDLHAEAGLTCADCHSMASLVAGRSSSKGCRDCHKPKLSVVEHRIAAHLEKMECWACHSAWAAQEYGTFYLRFAESPSKDLYRVRRELGAEEYVKSAYLRKQDAPPLGLNGRGKVSPIRPQFIGYFTDIRQDRAVWEENRLLAAEWKAFFPHTVRRGTVMCEGCHDNPRRFLFEPAADRIYQLQADGMTLPSFWDQSGQKVVNGSFLPAARYRELSKKTTAYRRAYLERWQKLIDHVEASSPR from the coding sequence GTGCGCTCAATGATGCTCTGCATCGTCGCCTGCTTTCTGCTCCTTAGCGCTGCCGCCGGGGAGGCCAGGGAGAACTGCACCGACTGCCACAAGATAGCTGTGAGCGGCGTCCACGCCGGCGTCCCCTGCCTATCCTGCCACCTCTCCGAGAGCGACACCCTCAGGGATCCGGCCTCCGCCTCGGGGCGCGCCGCCGGGTGCGTCGGCTGCCACAAGGGGTACCAGGCCCTCTTCGGCCGCCCCATGGCGACCCGGGTGCGGGAGACGGGGTTCGTGGCGAGGAGCTTCGGCAGAATGGACGGGGAGTTCTTCGGGAAGAACTGCAATTCCTGCCATCTTCAGGGGTGCACCGACTGTCACGGCGGCAAGGGGCACGAGATCGCGAAGCCGAGGGATCGGGACTGCTTCACCTGCCACAAGGGGTACTTCGTCGGGACCGACTACTACGGCATGGCCCCGCGCGAGGACAGCCTGCGCTACCAGCGCGGCGACACGGCCTACGGCGAGCCCTTCCTGAAGATGACGCCGGACCTCCACGCCGAGGCGGGGCTTACCTGTGCCGACTGCCACTCCATGGCGAGCCTCGTCGCTGGGAGGAGCTCCTCCAAGGGGTGCCGGGACTGCCACAAGCCCAAGCTAAGTGTTGTCGAACACCGGATCGCGGCGCACCTGGAGAAGATGGAATGCTGGGCCTGCCATTCCGCCTGGGCCGCGCAGGAGTACGGCACCTTTTACCTCCGCTTCGCCGAGAGCCCCTCCAAGGATCTGTACCGGGTGCGGAGGGAGCTAGGCGCCGAAGAGTACGTGAAGAGCGCGTATCTGAGAAAACAGGACGCGCCCCCCCTGGGATTGAACGGCCGCGGCAAGGTGAGCCCGATCAGGCCGCAGTTCATCGGCTACTTCACCGACATCAGGCAGGACCGGGCCGTATGGGAGGAGAACAGGCTTCTGGCGGCCGAGTGGAAGGCGTTCTTCCCGCACACCGTGCGCCGCGGCACCGTGATGTGCGAGGGGTGCCACGACAACCCGCGCCGCTTCCTCTTCGAGCCTGCGGCGGACAGGATCTACCAGCTCCAGGCCGACGGCATGACGCTTCCCTCCTTCTGGGATCAAAGCGGGCAGAAGGTGGTGAATGGGTCGTTCCTGCCTGCGGCGCGGTACCGTGAGTTGAGCAAGAAGACAACGGCCTATCGGAGGGCTTACCTGGAAAGATGGCAGAAACTTATCGATCACGTAGAAGCTTCCTCGCCGCGCTGA
- the extM gene encoding selenite/tellurite reduction operon c-type cytochrome ExtM — protein sequence MGGMTTADTHKKASLFLLLLALLALPGCTRAGKVSQCVLCHPKIEKVSKSHADCVSCHGGDPSIKNKHASHLAMYGPRNPAAPEHWEKTCGSCHLYQLDRVRSNLMYTTTGMIKNIQLTWEGPGGLYSSRGGNDYDAAGKARRLKPVAELDHISGELYRKFCSQCHVATESGEVYGASHAAGCAACHFPYNDRATYQGGDASARGKGLYAASHAMEKLPGTEVCARCHNRSGRIALSYQGLYDGNNSMVPTRNGQPGPVMTSGGRNLTHIASDIHFAAGMECIDCHTSRDTMGDGYGYENMYLQTEVSCEDCHGGARPPRYQRIAGESDEAIRESRGYAMQMRQGMKMILTAKGRKYSNVFYRDGAVWVLGKRSGKLFKSRVITGTPEHSVAGHGRMECYSCHSRTVVQCYGCHTTYDRSKPGMDYIAKMATPGRFSEKEDYRMLYPFPLALNQRGKISTVTPGCQTFVTVIEPDLSVSKDEYVARFKGKKQLRFAPFYSHNTGKKAIGCGECHGNPAFLGFGQHVVSGGEIEGTLICEQSADKPLDGFLTLQGGKVRAYSAITRENSRPLNGAEVRRALSVNLCLVCHEKAKDPIYRKELNYRALNDALHRRLLSAP from the coding sequence ATGGGCGGGATGACAACAGCAGATACCCACAAGAAAGCGTCGTTGTTCCTTTTGCTGCTCGCCCTCCTCGCGCTGCCTGGATGCACCCGCGCCGGCAAGGTCAGCCAGTGCGTACTCTGTCATCCGAAGATCGAAAAGGTGTCGAAGAGCCATGCCGACTGCGTCTCCTGCCACGGCGGCGACCCTTCGATAAAAAACAAGCATGCCTCCCACCTGGCCATGTACGGCCCCCGGAACCCGGCGGCGCCGGAGCACTGGGAAAAGACCTGCGGCTCCTGCCACCTGTACCAGCTGGACCGGGTGCGCTCAAACCTCATGTACACGACCACGGGGATGATCAAAAACATCCAACTCACCTGGGAGGGGCCGGGGGGGCTCTACAGCAGCAGGGGAGGGAACGACTATGATGCGGCGGGAAAAGCGCGCCGGCTGAAGCCGGTGGCCGAACTCGATCATATCTCCGGCGAGTTGTACCGGAAGTTCTGCTCGCAGTGCCACGTGGCGACGGAGAGCGGAGAGGTCTACGGTGCAAGCCACGCCGCCGGCTGCGCCGCCTGCCATTTCCCTTACAACGACCGCGCCACCTACCAGGGGGGGGACGCTTCGGCGCGGGGGAAGGGGCTGTACGCTGCGAGCCACGCCATGGAGAAGCTCCCGGGGACCGAGGTCTGCGCGCGCTGCCACAACAGGAGCGGACGGATCGCCCTGAGCTACCAGGGGCTCTACGACGGCAACAACTCTATGGTTCCCACCAGAAACGGCCAGCCCGGACCGGTAATGACTTCGGGGGGGCGCAACCTCACCCATATCGCCTCCGACATCCATTTCGCCGCCGGGATGGAGTGCATCGACTGCCACACCTCCCGGGACACCATGGGGGACGGCTACGGCTACGAGAACATGTACCTGCAGACCGAGGTCTCCTGCGAGGACTGTCACGGCGGGGCGAGGCCCCCGCGCTACCAGCGGATAGCGGGCGAGAGCGACGAGGCGATCCGGGAATCGCGGGGCTACGCCATGCAGATGCGCCAGGGGATGAAGATGATCCTCACCGCCAAGGGGCGCAAGTACTCCAACGTCTTCTACCGCGACGGCGCCGTCTGGGTGCTGGGAAAAAGAAGCGGCAAGCTCTTCAAAAGCCGCGTCATCACCGGGACCCCCGAGCACAGCGTGGCCGGCCACGGCAGGATGGAATGCTACTCCTGCCACTCCCGCACCGTCGTCCAGTGCTACGGTTGCCACACCACCTACGACAGGAGCAAGCCGGGGATGGATTACATAGCCAAAATGGCGACCCCCGGACGCTTCAGCGAGAAGGAAGATTACCGGATGCTCTACCCCTTCCCGCTGGCCCTGAACCAGCGCGGCAAGATCTCCACGGTCACCCCCGGGTGCCAGACCTTCGTCACCGTGATAGAGCCCGACCTCTCCGTCTCCAAGGACGAGTACGTTGCCAGGTTCAAGGGTAAAAAGCAGTTGCGCTTCGCCCCCTTTTACTCGCACAACACCGGCAAGAAGGCGATCGGCTGTGGCGAATGCCACGGGAACCCCGCCTTCCTGGGATTCGGGCAGCACGTAGTCTCGGGGGGGGAGATAGAGGGGACCCTGATCTGCGAGCAGTCCGCCGACAAGCCCCTGGACGGCTTTCTCACCTTGCAGGGGGGGAAGGTGCGCGCCTATTCCGCCATCACCCGGGAGAACTCGCGGCCGCTGAACGGGGCGGAGGTGCGGCGGGCCCTGTCGGTGAACCTCTGCCTGGTCTGCCACGAAAAGGCCAAAGACCCGATCTATCGAAAGGAGCTGAATTATCGTGCGCTCAATGATGCTCTGCATCGTCGCCTGCTTTCTGCTCCTTAG
- the extKL gene encoding multiheme c-type cytochrome (seleno)protein ExtKL: MNMIKATARGVLAATLVLGALVGSAYAEKAGIGWKESIVAKSGKAKTLAELAKMYDSSSCVECHEEQHKQSQDSIHSRSIFGTGRTAMTIMTTIENGLMEEPYSGVKSRKDVKVEHLMGCAKCHLPQLADAEDSVAQELVNTLYGWSDARKKKDKEAAKKFEEKLKSVSINCLICHNRNAITHKWQDGYPKAGVVYGSKAGDHPSDKFPKLAQSPIMDQAIQCGQCHGLGPNLELDEPTQCCTSYGSYLWVYKAEVGQENCQDCHMKNSKLGHNIQAYRNAAMTDKAVEFHAEAFGYYWRDGAKVKPKAVVKVEMVNKAGHSIPDGUPTPNRLVLSVIAKTKDGKEVFNQEKIYMPVPQQLARGDRMGRGPYEKSGLIEDTGLPPGKLVKERFDIMFPLTEVEENGKTVEKPSAFDLDVEVKLTYLPFGTPNSDPFVWKEFTKTVTISKSGK; the protein is encoded by the coding sequence ATGAACATGATAAAAGCAACAGCAAGAGGCGTCCTGGCGGCAACGCTGGTACTGGGCGCCCTGGTCGGATCCGCCTACGCGGAGAAAGCGGGTATCGGCTGGAAGGAGAGCATCGTCGCCAAGTCCGGCAAGGCCAAGACCCTGGCCGAGCTCGCCAAGATGTACGATTCCAGCTCCTGTGTCGAGTGCCATGAGGAGCAGCACAAGCAGTCCCAGGATTCCATCCATTCCCGGTCCATCTTCGGCACCGGCCGCACGGCGATGACCATCATGACCACCATCGAGAACGGACTCATGGAAGAGCCGTACTCGGGGGTGAAGAGCAGAAAGGACGTCAAGGTCGAGCACCTGATGGGATGCGCCAAGTGCCACCTGCCGCAACTGGCCGATGCCGAGGATTCTGTGGCACAGGAATTGGTGAACACCCTGTACGGCTGGAGCGACGCCCGTAAGAAAAAGGACAAGGAAGCGGCGAAGAAGTTCGAGGAGAAGCTGAAAAGCGTCAGCATCAACTGCCTGATCTGCCATAACCGCAACGCCATCACCCACAAGTGGCAGGACGGCTACCCGAAGGCGGGTGTGGTCTACGGTTCCAAGGCGGGTGATCACCCCTCCGACAAGTTCCCGAAGCTGGCTCAGAGCCCGATCATGGACCAGGCCATCCAGTGCGGCCAGTGCCACGGCCTGGGACCCAACCTGGAGCTTGACGAGCCGACCCAGTGCTGCACCTCCTACGGGAGCTACCTCTGGGTCTACAAGGCGGAGGTGGGGCAGGAGAACTGCCAGGACTGCCACATGAAGAACAGCAAGCTCGGTCACAACATCCAGGCGTACCGTAACGCCGCGATGACCGACAAGGCTGTCGAGTTCCACGCGGAGGCTTTCGGCTACTACTGGCGCGACGGCGCCAAGGTGAAGCCCAAGGCGGTGGTCAAGGTCGAGATGGTGAACAAGGCCGGCCACTCCATACCGGATGGCTGACCGACCCCCAACCGACTGGTTCTGTCGGTAATAGCGAAGACGAAAGACGGCAAGGAAGTGTTCAACCAGGAGAAGATCTACATGCCGGTACCGCAGCAGCTCGCGCGCGGCGACCGGATGGGGCGCGGCCCCTACGAGAAGAGCGGCCTTATCGAGGATACCGGGCTTCCCCCCGGCAAGCTTGTGAAGGAGCGCTTCGACATCATGTTCCCCCTGACCGAGGTCGAGGAGAACGGCAAGACGGTGGAGAAACCGTCCGCCTTTGATCTGGACGTGGAGGTGAAGCTCACCTACCTCCCCTTCGGGACCCCCAACAGCGACCCGTTCGTCTGGAAGGAGTTCACCAAGACGGTAACCATCAGCAAAAGCGGCAAGTAG
- the extJ gene encoding selenite/tellurite reduction operon protein ExtJ, with the protein MKKIIALLAAAILTAALAVSAFAAGPVSGKVTKVEGEKVTVTVEGAVPAWAKKGANVTAAGGSPKVVSVQGNEVTLKFSKSKAAKIAVDSKMTLTECEGDEMQGC; encoded by the coding sequence ATGAAAAAGATCATCGCATTGCTTGCGGCGGCCATCCTGACGGCCGCGCTCGCAGTTTCGGCCTTCGCGGCAGGCCCGGTCTCCGGGAAGGTGACCAAGGTGGAGGGTGAAAAGGTGACCGTGACGGTCGAGGGGGCGGTTCCCGCCTGGGCCAAGAAAGGCGCCAACGTGACCGCTGCAGGGGGATCCCCCAAGGTAGTCTCGGTCCAGGGGAACGAGGTGACCTTGAAGTTCAGCAAGTCCAAGGCGGCAAAGATCGCCGTCGACTCCAAGATGACCCTTACCGAGTGCGAGGGGGACGAAATGCAGGGGTGCTAG